The following are encoded in a window of Hemicordylus capensis ecotype Gifberg chromosome 12, rHemCap1.1.pri, whole genome shotgun sequence genomic DNA:
- the SUMF2 gene encoding LOW QUALITY PROTEIN: inactive C-alpha-formylglycine-generating enzyme 2 (The sequence of the model RefSeq protein was modified relative to this genomic sequence to represent the inferred CDS: deleted 2 bases in 1 codon), with product MPKLLPSLPLICNREFVKERKYTTEAEGFGWSFVFEDFVPEALKRKVTQKLEPSGPGSSIKEKLEYPVLHVSWNDALAYCAWKGKRLLTEEEWEFAARRGLENRLYPWGNKFLANRTNLWQGRFPDADVAEDGYHCVSPVAVFPPQNNYGLYNLMGNTWEWTASKQYQPCGSVSHQPAPEMRVLRGASWIDTVDDSANHKARVTTRMGNTPGSASDNLSFHCASNLAGQPSPKNVKERTEL from the exons ATGCCGAAG CTGCTCCCATCTCTACCTCTCATTTGCAACAGGGAGTTTGTGAAGGAGCGGAAGTACACAACCGAAGCGGAGGGATTTGGCTGGAGCTTCGTCTTTGAGGATTTTGTGCCCGAAGCGCTGAAGAGGAAAGTGACGCAGAAGCTGGAG CCTTCAGGTCCCGGGTCCAGCATCAAGGAGAAGCTGGAGTATCCGGTGCTGCACGTGAGTTGGAACGACGCCCTGGCCTACTGTGCGTGGAAAGGGAAGAGGCTGCTgacggaagaagagtgggaaTTTGCGGCCCGGCGAGGCCTGGAGA ACCGGTTGTATCCTTGGGGGAACAAATTCCTGGCCAACCGCACCAACCTCTGGCAG GGCAGATTTCCGGATGCCGACGTGGCCGAGGACGGCTACCATTGTGTCTCTCCAGTGGCCGTATTTCCTCCTCAAAACAACTACG GGTTGTATAACCTGATGGGGAATACCTGGGAATGGACGGCTTCCAAG CAGTACCAGCCTTGCGGGTCTGTGTCCCACCAGCCCGCTCCTGAGATGCGGGTCTTGCGTGGTGCGTCTTGGATTGACACCGTGGATGACTCAGCCAATCACAAGGCCCGGGTGACTACAAG gATGGGGAATACTCCAGGTTCTGCCTCGGACAACCTAAGTTTCCATTGTGCTAGCAACCTGGCCGGTCAGCCAAGCCCCAAAAATGTGAAGGAGAGGACAGAGCTCTGA